In Uranotaenia lowii strain MFRU-FL chromosome 2, ASM2978415v1, whole genome shotgun sequence, one genomic interval encodes:
- the LOC129746454 gene encoding protein takeout-like: MKSITAFLIFVVILRIDSTFSALPPSIKVCSRNDPNLNKCVTDSVISLRPLLATGKISDDFTIPPLEPLALATVNMDRGAEFKATFSDLLVSGPSNFQIDNLKVNLDKLTFDFNVYLPKLSFRGKYDLKIKLLLLNIAGVGDLKGTIENNRARVKLFNELYEKDGKQYMRVKRLAVKIQIEKGHFDMKDLFNGDPVLSQVGNQFINENSRLFLDELTPGLERSLSETFKNTANEILQTSTLDDIFPAK; this comes from the exons CTCCCAGCATAAAGGTGTGCTCCCGGAACGATCCCAATCTGAACAAGTGCGTCACCGATTCGGTGATCTCGCTGCGACCCCTCCTAGCAACCGGGAAGATCAGCGATGACTTCACCATCCCGCCGCTGGAACCACTTGCCCTGGCCACCGTCAACATGGACCGCGGGGCAGAATTTAAGGCCACCTTCAGCGACCTGCTCGTCAGCGGCCCGAGCAACTTCCAGATCGACAATTTGAA GGTAAACCTCGACAAGCTGACCTTCGACTTCAACGTGTACCTGCCGAAGCTTTCCTTCCGTGGAAAGTACGACCTCAAGATCAAGCTGCTTCTGTTGAACATTGCCGGCGTCGGAGATCTCAAGGGAACTATCG AAAACAATCGTGCCCGCGTCAAGTTGTTCAACGAGCTGTACGAGAAGGACGGCAAACAGTATATGCGAGTCAAGCGGCTTGCCGTCAAGATCCAGATCGAGAAGGGTCACTTCGACATGAAGGACCTGTTCAACGGAGATCCGGTTCTGAGCCAGGTCGGCAACCAATTCATCAACGAAAACTCGCGCCTCTTCCTGGATGAGTTAACGCCCGGTCTTGAGCGATCGCTGTCCGAAACCTTCAAGAACACTGCCAACGAAATTCTCCAGACGTCCACCCTCGACGACATCTTCCCGGCCAAGTAA